DNA from Propionispora vibrioides:
CACATCTCCCTGTCCGCTTCCCAGACCGTTAAAAAAAATTTGCAAATATCCGGCCAGCTCCGCCTTTTGATCGGCGGGCAAAATTTTAACCGATAGGGCTCCCAGGACCACCCCAATGAGAAAAATAAGAATGGTAAAGAAGTAGGCAACGGCATTGGCTCTTACATGCTGAATTAAATTTTGACGTACATATCCCCACATAGATTTTCCTCCCTGTCCATACCTGCTAAAATGTATGCCCGTCAGACAGGGATTATACCTATGCCTTCATTCTATGTTTAGTTTTCCATAAATGCCGCCGGCGCCTTCCGTGATGCTGACAGAGCCACTGCGGATTCTGGCAATTTGTCCGGCAATCGCCTTTCCAGCCACCTTTTCCAGTTCAAGCAGAGAAACCTGATGCAGGATGTTCATTTCTGTCCCGAACGAAGTGAGCAGTTTGCTGAACGATTTAGTACCCAGGCCCGGAATAAATTCCAAAGGAATCTGATAGAAATAAGGTGGTCGATACGCCGGATGCCTGGGACTTTCCCAGTCGGCGAGGATTTCGATCCGCTCCCGGACCCCGCGAACCACCTTCTTGCTGCCACAATGGGAGCAAACCGGTTCCGGGCCACCGACTAGCTCGATACCGCTTTGCCCGCAGGCATTGCACAAATTACGGTGGTACTTTCCCAGCCGGGGATCAAGGCCATAATTGGCGAGAATGCGGTTACTGCCGGTTCGCGCCAAAGCCGCCCGGAATTGACTAAAGTCGGCCCTTTCCAGCAAAAAAGCGGTATACTCTCTGGCTATTTTTTGCGGCGAATGGGCGTCTGAATTGGTTACAAAGGAAAACCCGGCTAACTCGGCCAACCGATCAGCCATATCACTGTCGGCACTCAAGCCCAGCTCAATGGCACTAAGCTTGGCCAACTCCCGGTCGGACACCAGATATGACAACCGCTCACTACAAGCGCCGTAGAGGCTCTTAAACGGCGTAAACACATGAGCTGGAATAATGACAGCTTCAAAGGAAGCCGCAAGCTGTACCAGCTTCTGA
Protein-coding regions in this window:
- a CDS encoding endonuclease Q family protein, coding for MKQFFADLHIHVGQTAGGKWIKIPSSRHLTVENILVEATKRKGLQMVGIIDALSPLVMADVTRLVEQGLLRQAGGGGYLYEQETLLLLGAEIETAEADGRPAHTLVYLPDLDTMRDFSRYMSRHIKNVELSTQNAHMPFQKLVQLAASFEAVIIPAHVFTPFKSLYGACSERLSYLVSDRELAKLSAIELGLSADSDMADRLAELAGFSFVTNSDAHSPQKIAREYTAFLLERADFSQFRAALARTGSNRILANYGLDPRLGKYHRNLCNACGQSGIELVGGPEPVCSHCGSKKVVRGVRERIEILADWESPRHPAYRPPYFYQIPLEFIPGLGTKSFSKLLTSFGTEMNILHQVSLLELEKVAGKAIAGQIARIRSGSVSITEGAGGIYGKLNIE